A genomic region of Palaemon carinicauda isolate YSFRI2023 chromosome 11, ASM3689809v2, whole genome shotgun sequence contains the following coding sequences:
- the LOC137649497 gene encoding uncharacterized protein SPEM3-like, giving the protein MHQLLHKCTSERPSRHTSARPNAQAVTPVHLRTHQPSHQCTTEHTSRHTITPAHVRTHQPSNQCTSECTSRYTSARPNAPAVQQCTSKRTSRHPSAPLTAPAVTSARPNTPAITPVHYRTHQQSHQCTSERTSRRTSARPNAPAVTPVHMRTHHPSYQCTSERTSHHPSAHRRTYECASWHTSVPLNTPAITPAPVRTCQPSQQCKFKRVRQHAIARPNVPAITPAQVRRRQPSRQSVVLYI; this is encoded by the coding sequence ATGCACCAGCTGTTACACAAGTGCACGTCCGAACGCCCCAGCCGTCACACCAGTGCACGTCCAAACGCACAAGCCGTCACCCCAGTGCACCTCCGAACGCACCAGCCATCACACCAGTGCACTACCGAGCACACCAGCCGTCACACCATCACACCAGCACACGTCCGAACACACCAGCCGTCCAACCAGTGCACGTCTGAATGCACCAGCCGTTACACAAGTGCACGTCCAAACGCCCCAGCAGTCCAGCAGTGCACGTCCAAACGCACAAGCCGTCACCCCAGTGCACCTCTGACCGCACCAGCCGTCACCAGTGCACGTCCAAACACACCAGCCATCACACCAGTGCACTACCGAACACACCAGCAGTCACACCAGTGCACGTCCGAACGCACCAGCCGTCGCACCAGTGCACGTCCGAATGCACCAGCCGTCACACCAGTGCACATGCGAACGCACCACCCGTCATACCAGTGCACGTCTGAACGCACCAGCCATCATCCCAGTGCACACAGACGTACATATGAATGCGCTAGCTGGCACACCAGTGTGCCCCTGAATACACCAGCCATCACGCCAGCGCCTGTCCGAACATGTCAGCCATCACAGCAGTGCAAGTTTAAACGTGTCAGACAACATGCCATTGCACGTCCCAACGTCCCAGCCATCACGCCAGCGCAGGTCCGAAGACGTCAGCCATCACGCCAGAGCGTTGTTCTGTACATATGA